The nucleotide window GTATTCCTGATGATCTTCAGGATGCGAGGTTGACAGCTGATCATGAAATTGCCCATACATATTTCCCTTTTTACATGGGAATCAACGAAACAAGATATGCTTTTATGGATGAAGGCTGGGCTACTACACTGGAATATCTTATAGGAATTGATGAAAACGGAGAACCTGCAGCTAAAGAATTTTATAAAAACTTCCGCGTTAAAAAATGGATTAATGATCCATCTGCCGAACAGGATCAGCCGGTGATTACAATGAGTACTCAGGTGAGTGGTGCCGGGTACGGAAACAATTCCTATGTGAAAGCATCCTTGTCTTATCTGGCTCTGAAAGATTATCTGGGAGACGAGCTGTTCAAAAAAGCATTACATCATTATATGAATAACTGGAACGGGAAGCATCCGGTTCCATGGGATTATTTCAATTCCATGAATACAGGTTCAGGTAAAAACCTGAACTGGTTCTTCCAGAACTGGTTTTATACCAATAATTATATTGACTTAAAAGTATCAGGGGCATCCCAGATGAATGATATGCTTACCGTAAATGTTACCAATGTTGGAGGCTTTGCTATTCCGTTTGATGCAATACTGTCTTATGAAGACGGAAGTACAGAAAAGTTACATTTTTCACCGTCTGTCTGGGAAAAAGATCAGAAGATGACTGATCTTGTGATTCCCATTAAGAAGAAAGTAAAATCGGTGCAGCTGGATGGTGACCTGTTTATGGATTATACTCCGGAAAATAACCGCAAAAATTTATAATATAAAAGCCTTCAGATTTTGAAGGCTTTTGTATTTTAAAAATAGGCTGTTAATCTTAAACCTAATGTGATATAATTAACTTTTTCTTTTGCAATCAGGTTATTAAGTTCCTGGTCCAGTTCAGCGCTTTCTTTAATCTCATCACTGAAGTAATAACGAATGGTAGAGTTGATCTGATTATAATCTGTATAAAAGGTAAGACCTAATCCCGGATTAAATTTATAAGTCATGGAAGCTCCTGTATTCCATCGGAAGGCGGGTTTAGGTTTATATCTGGCTATCTGCAGTTCGTGATTAGGAGTATCTATTTCGTTTCCTTTTACAAATACTTTTCCACTTGCAGTTGCGGCATATCCTCCGGTTAACTTTAAGGTAAGCTGCCATTTATCTGATAATTCATGGGAAAAATAGGGACCAATGCCTGCAGCCAGGAATCCCATAGATTGTGTTTTGATTTCATGATCACCAAAATCCTGCCCGTCATCAAATGTTATTCTTTGAGATTTAATTGGGAAGCTGCTGAAAGCTATATCTGCACCGACACCCCATTTTTTAGAGAAAAAATAAGCGCCTTCCAGTCCGCCCTCAAACCCGGTTTGTTTTTTGTCATCAAGCTCAGACTCTTTAAGGAAGTTGGTTGTACCTAATGCTGTACCCATCTTCAGAGCAAGAAAAGAAGGATAGTCATTTCCCTGTATCCTGGATAAAAGACTCAAATTATCCCCTTTGTTCTTATAAATCTTATCAATAAAGAAATATCCGAGTTCTGTTGATATTATTCCGATACCGGCACCGGCAAGAATATCCGGAACCCAGTGTCTGTTATTTAAATTTCGTCCAAGACCTGTTAAAGTAGCAGATCCATACCCTGCAATACTGTAAGCCGGGTTTACCATTCCGTATTCTTTGTGAAGAAAACTTGCATTGGTAAAAGCCATAGCGGCATGTCCTGATGGGAAAGAATTATTTTTGGATCCGTCAGGTCGTTCAACTTTTGCTGTATATTTGATAGAGTTAACTAAAATAGCCATGATGGCTAAACTTGTACCATAGGATAAGGTTGCTCTTCCTATATTGTTCCGGCCCTTTACACCTGAGAGCTTTAATCCGTAAACAGCGACAGCAGGAGCATACTGAAGATAATCATCATATTTGACTTTGAAGTTGGGAAGATAACGGTTTCTTACCTCACGGATATTCTCTTTCTCTCCCCATGTTGCTGCAGCGGCAGTAAAAAGAATTGCAGGAGCCACTGATTTTTTAACCCATTCTTTTTTGAAAAACGGAGTCTTCTCCTGAATTGTATACCCTGAATTGATGAGTGCCAGATCTTCATTGAGGTTTCTGGATTGGATAGTATCCTGTGCTTTAATACAATATAATTGCAATAGTATTCCGGATGCTAATGCTGTTTTTTTCATCGGTAGTGGTGCTGAAATTAAAATCGGGTAAAAATATTAAAAAAATCTATCCGAAAAATTGAGACAGACTATTTTAATGTTTTTATAATATTCCAGCTGTGCAGTTTATCATATTATCTGGCTTTTGATCAAATGCTGATACTGCCTATAAAGTTGCCATCATAGAGTTTGTAAACATTTTGCCAGGCTAAAGAGTATAAAAAAAATCTACCCCATTGGTTTGGGATAGATTTAATATAATTTAAAAATATATTCTAATAAACTCTTAATCCGGATCTTGCACCAGAAGAAGCTACTACAGACTGCATTCTTGTTTTCTGTCCTGCAGAGAACATAAACATAGCTGCATCATCTACATAGTCCATATAGTTCATGAACATTACAGATCTTTGTACACCGCTGCATGTATTGTATAGCGGATAAGAAGGTTTTCCGTAATTAGCAGTAGTTTGTGTAGGAGTATCGCTTACCAGGTCATTTCCGCAATTGGCATCTCCCCAGATGTGTCTTAAGTTTAAGTAGTGGCCAACTTCATGCGTAGCGGTTCTTCCAAGATTGAAAGGTGAAGAAGCTCCAGTTTTTCCAAAATACGGAGCACCGATAACTACACCATCGTTCCATAATCCTGCAGACTCCGGGAAAGTTGCATATCCAAGAATAGTTTGTCCCTGGCTGGTCATTTTACCAACTACCCAGATGTTTAAATAATTGGTAGGATTAGTAGCATCAATACCTCCTTTTGAGGCTTTTTTCATATCATCATTAGTAGCCCAGCTCGTTTTTGTAGTAGATTTTCTAACCGTATTTACCAGTCTGAATTTTACTTTTGTATCACCGGAGCTTACGGATTGGAATTCAGTAGGAATTTTACTGACATCACTATTGGTGCCTGAATAGTCAGCATTCAATACGGCAATTTGCTCAGCAATTCTTGCATCAGAAACATTTTCTGCAGTAGTTCTGTATAAAACGTTTACAATCACAGGAATTTCTACACTGCCGTCCGCAAGAACTTTTCCTACTTTAAGATCGTTGGCAAATTTTTCTGTGTTGGTCTCCAGAGCAGCAAATCTTTGCTGAAGTTCAGGACTTTTTTTCAATGCCTCCTGTCTGATTTCCTCAGAAGCACAGCCTCTTTGAACTAATCCTGGAGTGGTAACTGATTCGTCAGTCGGATTTTCGTTTTGATTGGTGATGCTGTCATTGTTACACGCAGCCATTACAGTGAGCATAAAAGCTCCGAATAATAGTTTTTTCATATCAAAAATCGTTTAGGTTGAGGATGTGAAATTATATTATTTGAAATTGATATGCAAATTTTTTTTAAAAATATTTAAGATATTATCAAATATCTGTCTTTTTATTTGAATTAAATTTAATGTTATTGAATATGTTTTGAATTTTAATTAATTTCAAGTTGTGTTTGTGTATTTTTATTTTTTTTACTGATTTTGAATGAAAACTTTTCGTTTGAATTTAATTTTTAAAATAAAATTTTCGCACTGAATCTTAATTGGCAAAACCGTTTTTGATAGCAAAAACTGCCAGGCCTACACGGGTTTTCAGATCGAGTTTTTCACACAGCTGGTCGCGGTAGCTTTCCACTGTTCTTGGGCTGCAGCACATCCTGTCTGCAATTTCCTTATAGCTAAGCTCAGTCACAGTGTATTTCAGGAATTCTTTTTCCCTGTCTGAAATTTTCACAACAATTTCAGATTCAGTTTCTTTATTAAGGTTGGTGAATATGATTTTGGAAGCCCAGTCCGGGTAAAAGAAGCCGTCACTGTTCAGTCGTGTAAGAGCAGTCTCCAGATCTCTCGGATGTGTATTTTTCAAAAGATAGCCTTTTGCCCCGCTTTTGATCATCTTAATCACGCTGTTGTCATCTCCCTGCATGCTCAGAGCCATGATTTTAATACCGGGATGATTTTTTGTAAGCCATACTGCTGTTTCAAAACCATCCATAATAGGCATGCTGATATCCAGAAGAATAATATCTGGAATAGCGTTTCCTTCTTCAAATTTTTGAATAAGATCTTTGCCATTCTCACAGACATAAATGACTTCAAATTCATTAAAATTACCAATAATGCCTTCCAGGGCTTTAGCAATGAGTATATGGTCGTCAACGATTACGATGCTTTTTTTCATGACTGTTTTTTTAAGATAATATTAAGTTGGGTTCCCTCATTTTCTTTACTTTCCATATGAAAGCTGGCTCCTATGATTTCAGCTCTGTTTTTCATATTGGTAAGACCTATTCCGTTGGATTTGATTTGTGATGTATCAAACCCGATTCCGTCATCACGGATATCAAGTTCCCAAAGTATGTCTTCAGTAGTATTCAGAGTTATAAAAATATTTTTACAACGGGAATGTTTTATGCTGTTCTGAATAAACTCCTGCGTAATTCTTAGCAGCATATTTTTATGAACAAAACCCAAATCCAGCTGTTTAAAATTATGCTCAAAACTTACTTTACACTTTTTAAAAGAATTGGTATTGTCTACTTCCTCCTGTATCAAAGTTACAATTTCCTTTTGGTTGATATTGTCATCGGTTAATGTTTTTGACAAGCTCCTCAAGTCCTGTAAAGATTGATTAATAATCTGTGAAACCTGATCTATTCTTTCACTTGCCTCCGGAACTTTGTTTTCATAAAGCATTTGCTGAACATAGAGGCTTACCAGGGTAAGTTTTTGACCAATATTATCATGCAATTCTCTTCCGATCTGCTGCATGGTGGCCTGCTGTATTTCGAGTTGAGTAGCCAGAAGCTCTCGCTGATGAAGTTCATTTTTCATTTCGATTTCATTCAGATATTCTTTTTTTCTCTGTCTGTAATTGCGTATGTAAATAAATACAGCTATTACAAACATCAAAAAAAAGATATTGAATGAAATAATAGTTATTAAGAGCTCTGTTTTCCCCATATAAATGAACTTGCAAATAAAATATACATCACTGCTCCTGAAACCTGAAAATATATAAAATACATATCCCAGATATCTATATATTTCCAAAGAAGAGAGTTAAATGTCATAAATGGTATGTTTGCTATATAAAAAAGTGTTACCCCAAGATTGATATAAAACATTTTGTTTTTACTGAAATTAAGAATTTCAGATGAATTAACTTGTTTATAATATTCCATAATGACAAGAGCCATTAAGAGCAAACAACCTATGTTATAATTGAAGGAAAATATTACTTTCTTTTCCGGGAAAAAAAGTGCCCTGACAATATATGTTAAAAGGTATATTCCCGTCATGACATAGAACAACTTAACTTTTTTTAAAGATTCTTTGGCGTACAGCCAATAAAAAAATATAAACTGCAATGGAATCACAAAGTAGTTGTGAAAGTTTATTCTATCAATTTTGAGTGGTTTTTCTCCCCATTTTACTGCTGATTCACACAGAAAAATAAGTATGAGGTAAATTGCCAGATATTTCCAGGGTTGTTTTTTTACGCGGTTATAATAAATCAGGGAGACTATAGCTGAAAAAGCTTCTCCCCAATACATAAATGACGAAAAAATTTTTTGAATCTCAGTCATATTGTGTTTAAGAATATGAATGATAATTAATAAGATGTGCCCATCGGCGGTGATGGCGGAATAAGTGTTCCACTATTTTCTCCAAGACCTGTATCATCATCTTCTCCCGTGTTTTTAGCGGATTTGTTGGACAGGGCTAGAGAC belongs to Chryseobacterium gleum and includes:
- a CDS encoding zinc metalloprotease → MKKLLFGAFMLTVMAACNNDSITNQNENPTDESVTTPGLVQRGCASEEIRQEALKKSPELQQRFAALETNTEKFANDLKVGKVLADGSVEIPVIVNVLYRTTAENVSDARIAEQIAVLNADYSGTNSDVSKIPTEFQSVSSGDTKVKFRLVNTVRKSTTKTSWATNDDMKKASKGGIDATNPTNYLNIWVVGKMTSQGQTILGYATFPESAGLWNDGVVIGAPYFGKTGASSPFNLGRTATHEVGHYLNLRHIWGDANCGNDLVSDTPTQTTANYGKPSYPLYNTCSGVQRSVMFMNYMDYVDDAAMFMFSAGQKTRMQSVVASSGARSGLRVY
- a CDS encoding response regulator transcription factor, encoding MKKSIVIVDDHILIAKALEGIIGNFNEFEVIYVCENGKDLIQKFEEGNAIPDIILLDISMPIMDGFETAVWLTKNHPGIKIMALSMQGDDNSVIKMIKSGAKGYLLKNTHPRDLETALTRLNSDGFFYPDWASKIIFTNLNKETESEIVVKISDREKEFLKYTVTELSYKEIADRMCCSPRTVESYRDQLCEKLDLKTRVGLAVFAIKNGFAN
- a CDS encoding phosphatase PAP2 family protein — protein: MKKTALASGILLQLYCIKAQDTIQSRNLNEDLALINSGYTIQEKTPFFKKEWVKKSVAPAILFTAAAATWGEKENIREVRNRYLPNFKVKYDDYLQYAPAVAVYGLKLSGVKGRNNIGRATLSYGTSLAIMAILVNSIKYTAKVERPDGSKNNSFPSGHAAMAFTNASFLHKEYGMVNPAYSIAGYGSATLTGLGRNLNNRHWVPDILAGAGIGIISTELGYFFIDKIYKNKGDNLSLLSRIQGNDYPSFLALKMGTALGTTNFLKESELDDKKQTGFEGGLEGAYFFSKKWGVGADIAFSSFPIKSQRITFDDGQDFGDHEIKTQSMGFLAAGIGPYFSHELSDKWQLTLKLTGGYAATASGKVFVKGNEIDTPNHELQIARYKPKPAFRWNTGASMTYKFNPGLGLTFYTDYNQINSTIRYYFSDEIKESAELDQELNNLIAKEKVNYITLGLRLTAYF
- a CDS encoding sensor histidine kinase, which translates into the protein MFVIAVFIYIRNYRQRKKEYLNEIEMKNELHQRELLATQLEIQQATMQQIGRELHDNIGQKLTLVSLYVQQMLYENKVPEASERIDQVSQIINQSLQDLRSLSKTLTDDNINQKEIVTLIQEEVDNTNSFKKCKVSFEHNFKQLDLGFVHKNMLLRITQEFIQNSIKHSRCKNIFITLNTTEDILWELDIRDDGIGFDTSQIKSNGIGLTNMKNRAEIIGASFHMESKENEGTQLNIILKKQS